Proteins from a single region of Betaproteobacteria bacterium:
- a CDS encoding glycine zipper 2TM domain-containing protein, which produces MKKISIALGLTMLLAQVNVHAFEAIAAVTSVSPITEQINHPAQQCWTETQQTTQAAPQQRNYLGAIIGGVAGGLLGSTVGRGNGRIAAAAVGAGVGAVAGDSVANQNADSRGTITTTTPVQRCRQVDNFETITTGYLVYYEFDGQRFSSRLPYDPGKELRVNVSVVPSRVR; this is translated from the coding sequence GTGAAAAAAATCTCGATTGCACTCGGCCTGACGATGCTGCTCGCTCAAGTGAATGTTCACGCATTCGAAGCGATCGCCGCGGTCACCAGTGTTTCGCCCATCACCGAGCAAATCAACCATCCGGCCCAGCAATGCTGGACCGAAACCCAGCAGACGACTCAAGCCGCCCCGCAGCAACGCAACTACCTCGGCGCGATCATCGGCGGCGTCGCCGGCGGCCTGCTTGGCAGCACGGTAGGCCGGGGTAACGGCAGGATCGCCGCGGCCGCGGTCGGTGCCGGAGTGGGTGCCGTGGCCGGCGACAGCGTCGCCAACCAGAATGCCGATAGCCGCGGCACCATCACCACCACCACACCGGTGCAGCGCTGTCGCCAGGTGGACAACTTCGAGACCATCACCACCGGCTACTTGGTGTACTACGAATTCGACGGCCAACGCTTCTCCTCTCGGCTGCCCTACGATCCCGGCAAGGAACTGCGTGTAAACGTCTCGGTGGTGCCGAGCAGAGTGCGTTAA
- a CDS encoding S8 family serine peptidase: MATGRNVKVAQIDTGVDLNHPDLEGQLSAAKNFVDDTEYIAEVHGTAVAGIIVAKADNGIGIVGVAPAATLMPLRACWQPSEEVGDALCSSFTLAKAIQYALIHKARVLNLSLAGPRDRLLERLIDKAIEQGVTVIGAIDPVAPDDSFPATHPNVIAVASVGTPDPHDRAILAPGDHVLTTVLNASWEFVSGSSFATAQVTGIAALLLERSPGLKPGDISALLHEHRRQTGPAGDAPTLDACAALASVSASRDCHCCGATANRRAYQQVGTPPS, encoded by the coding sequence ATGGCAACCGGCAGGAACGTAAAAGTCGCCCAGATCGATACCGGCGTCGACTTGAATCACCCGGATCTCGAGGGACAGCTTTCTGCAGCGAAGAACTTTGTTGATGACACGGAGTACATCGCTGAGGTGCACGGAACGGCGGTGGCCGGCATCATCGTGGCCAAGGCCGACAATGGGATTGGCATCGTGGGCGTTGCTCCGGCCGCCACGCTCATGCCTCTACGTGCATGCTGGCAGCCCAGCGAGGAAGTCGGGGACGCCCTATGCAGCAGTTTTACACTGGCAAAGGCAATTCAATACGCATTGATTCACAAGGCGCGCGTGCTTAATCTCAGCCTGGCCGGGCCGCGCGACCGGCTCCTGGAACGGCTCATCGATAAGGCCATCGAGCAGGGCGTAACGGTCATCGGTGCCATCGATCCGGTTGCGCCTGACGACAGCTTCCCGGCTACCCATCCAAACGTGATCGCCGTGGCCTCAGTCGGTACTCCCGATCCTCACGACCGCGCGATCCTTGCCCCCGGTGACCATGTGCTGACGACCGTGCTAAACGCGAGCTGGGAATTCGTATCCGGCAGCTCGTTTGCCACTGCTCAGGTGACCGGCATCGCCGCGCTGCTTTTGGAGAGGTCTCCCGGTCTGAAGCCCGGAGACATATCCGCACTCCTCCACGAGCATAGGCGCCAGACTGGGCCCGCTGGCGACGCTCCTACTCTCGATGCCTGCGCGGCGCTTGCCAGCGTCTCGGCGAGTCGCGATTGTCATTGTTGCGGTGCCACCGCGAATCGGCGCGCGTACCAACAAGTCGGCACCCCACCGTCCTGA
- a CDS encoding sigma-70 family RNA polymerase sigma factor, protein MHPGNRDLPSPSPLPANDDEVALLRRVARRDRYAFELLYRSYYRRLTRFLEQTTRAPQLIGEILDDTMLVVWRKAATFNGESLASTWIFAIAYKKAMKALKRESRSVAILPDADAPGAANSPETEFIERESRLALRRLLAALSVEQRAVIELTYYHGCAYKEIATIIGCPVNTVKTRMFYAHRKLKAILIGRAKESGDDAPLPLR, encoded by the coding sequence ATGCATCCTGGGAATCGCGATTTGCCAAGTCCGTCTCCGCTTCCAGCAAACGACGACGAGGTCGCGCTTCTGCGTCGGGTAGCGAGAAGAGACCGGTACGCTTTTGAGTTGCTATACCGCAGCTACTATCGACGGCTCACGCGCTTCCTCGAACAGACTACGCGCGCACCGCAGCTGATCGGCGAGATCCTCGACGACACAATGCTGGTTGTTTGGCGAAAGGCAGCAACCTTCAATGGTGAATCGCTCGCGTCCACGTGGATCTTTGCGATTGCTTACAAAAAAGCCATGAAGGCGCTCAAGCGTGAGAGCCGTTCCGTGGCGATCTTGCCCGACGCCGACGCGCCGGGGGCGGCTAACAGTCCGGAGACCGAGTTCATTGAGCGCGAATCCCGTCTGGCGCTCAGACGTCTGCTGGCCGCGCTTTCGGTAGAGCAGCGCGCCGTCATTGAGCTGACCTACTACCACGGCTGTGCCTATAAGGAAATTGCCACGATCATCGGCTGTCCGGTTAACACGGTAAAGACCAGAATGTTCTATGCGCACCGCAAGCTGAAAGCTATTTTGATCGGGCGCGCAAAGGAGTCAGGTGACGATGCGCCTCTTCCCCTTCGATGA
- a CDS encoding zf-HC2 domain-containing protein codes for MTMRLFPFDDPVHSEVVELLPWFANGTLDSAERAGVERHLTECIACRHELESLRTLRAVYVDNDSDPAVTQALARLQARIGQMERGPSATGLLCTLAAQWKETRPWLRGAVIAQFVVLALLASAMLIQPTPRYYHTLGAPAAPASERAAIVVVFDATRPERELRDLLLRLHARITDGPSPEGAYTLEVAAAEQQRLVAQLRQEGLVTFAEPRQQRFVAPQ; via the coding sequence GTGACGATGCGCCTCTTCCCCTTCGATGATCCTGTACACAGCGAGGTTGTAGAACTCCTCCCGTGGTTCGCGAACGGCACACTCGATAGCGCTGAGCGAGCAGGAGTCGAGCGCCACTTGACGGAGTGCATCGCCTGCAGGCACGAGCTGGAGAGCCTACGTACCCTGCGGGCGGTTTACGTTGATAACGACTCGGATCCCGCGGTCACGCAGGCGCTTGCCCGGTTGCAAGCCCGCATTGGTCAGATGGAGCGAGGCCCGAGCGCAACAGGGTTGCTGTGCACCCTCGCCGCGCAATGGAAGGAGACGCGCCCCTGGTTACGGGGTGCGGTTATCGCCCAATTCGTTGTGCTGGCGCTATTGGCTTCCGCGATGCTGATCCAGCCCACGCCACGGTACTACCACACGTTGGGAGCGCCGGCAGCACCGGCGAGCGAACGCGCCGCAATCGTGGTCGTGTTCGATGCAACGCGCCCGGAGCGTGAGCTTCGCGATCTTCTCCTGCGCCTACATGCGCGCATCACGGACGGCCCGTCTCCCGAGGGAGCGTACACATTAGAGGTGGCCGCAGCCGAACAGCAGCGCTTAGTTGCACAGCTGCGGCAAGAGGGCCTGGTCACCTTCGCCGAGCCAAGGCAGCAACGGTTCGTGGCGCCCCAGTGA